A genomic window from Helicobacter suis HS1 includes:
- a CDS encoding HlyD family efflux transporter periplasmic adaptor subunit — protein sequence MIPRLWGVVLLCCLLQAKGGDSIKVMLKEITPFRQYYALLEADETKVFSYNIRFDGYVEKLYVNQTYQNIKAGDKLFNIYSPSLISVQSELLSSVRFNKQVDQMREKLRLLGVPTYEIDNIIKTKKIKNNIDMRAPFSGVIFTKNINEGGFIKSGAEIYKIIDLRSLYVLAKVNQEDLDFVRHLSKASISIEGVSGVFPLKFDRINPFIGAQDKMVQVRFILNNPALIFFPNMFARVSIYQQARKMLVLPKEAVLVKNDKTIVFKKEDGDFTLTPIKAKRNSDGSYEILEGLKAGDEVAKNALFILDADAINNGDE from the coding sequence GTGATACCGCGGTTATGGGGGGTGGTTTTATTATGTTGTTTGTTGCAGGCTAAGGGGGGGGATAGCATTAAGGTGATGCTTAAAGAGATCACTCCCTTTAGGCAGTATTATGCGCTCTTAGAAGCAGATGAAACTAAAGTTTTTTCTTATAATATCCGTTTTGATGGCTATGTTGAAAAACTCTATGTGAATCAAACCTACCAAAACATCAAGGCCGGGGATAAGCTTTTTAATATTTATTCCCCCTCTCTTATTAGCGTGCAAAGCGAATTGCTCTCTTCTGTGCGCTTTAATAAACAAGTAGATCAAATGCGCGAAAAATTGCGTCTTTTAGGCGTTCCTACCTATGAGATTGACAATATCATTAAAACTAAAAAGATTAAAAATAATATTGATATGCGCGCGCCTTTTAGCGGGGTGATCTTTACTAAAAATATCAACGAAGGTGGGTTTATCAAAAGCGGGGCAGAGATTTATAAAATCATTGATCTGCGTTCGTTATATGTGTTAGCTAAGGTCAATCAAGAGGATTTAGATTTTGTACGCCACCTTTCTAAAGCTAGTATATCTATTGAGGGGGTTTCTGGAGTTTTTCCCTTAAAATTTGATCGCATTAACCCCTTCATCGGAGCACAGGATAAAATGGTACAAGTACGCTTTATCCTAAATAATCCTGCTCTAATTTTTTTCCCTAACATGTTTGCTAGGGTGAGTATCTACCAACAGGCTAGAAAAATGCTAGTCTTGCCTAAAGAAGCAGTGCTAGTTAAAAATGATAAAACTATCGTCTTTAAAAAAGAAGACGGGGATTTTACCCTCACACCGATTAAGGCCAAACGAAATAGCGATGGGAGTTATGAAATTTTAGAGGGGCTAAAGGCAGGTGATGAAGTTGCCAAAAACGCCCTCTTTATTTTAGATGCGGATGCGATTAATAACGGGGATGAGTGA
- a CDS encoding efflux RND transporter permease subunit: MINALISLSIKNKLVVVMVVFLLFLISLWAMKNTRLDALPDLSPTQVVVQVSYPNQSPEVVQEQAVYPLVSNLMGIADVETVRGIASYETGLIYIIFKDGVDLYFARDRVSEQMARVKLPPEAKVEMGSDSTSIGWAYQYALKSKTKNLAELKTLQDFYYRYALLGVDGVSEVASVGGFEKNYEVTINNDALVKYDLSITDVINAIKKSNQDTGGGIILENGFEKIIHAQGYTKGLKDLGEIVLKAPNRTPIKLTDIATINFTPKPRRSVANLNGTDEVVGGVVMVRYHADTYSILERIKQKIARLQEGDPDVQIVPVYDRSELIKKGVENLIHTLIEESITVLVIIAIFLLHFRSALVVIITLPLCVCLSFLLMHFFNIEASIMSLGGIAIAIGAMVDAAIVMVENAHKHLSHANIQNDEERQGAIIEGVKQVGPAIFFALMIIVVSFLPIFDLSGQEKRLFSPLAYTKTFAMLVGALLSISIVPILMLFFIKGKIVEESKNPINAFFIKIYGVCLTFVLRFKYVFLALSVLGLGGLYFVYKRLNWEFIPSINEGVVMYMPVTTNAVGIDTAKKYLEETNKRIKAIPEVKQVFGKAGRANSSSDSAALSMLETYIELKPKSEWPEKITYKQLRNKLEQALQLKGLVNSWTYPIRGRIDMLLTGIRTPLGIKLYGKDPYLLQDLAIQMEQKLKTLPESLSVFAEKSNNGYYLNVDLRQEKLAEYNITKESVLNMISYGVGGARVSTLIDGVESYPISVRLKDVERDNIESLDNLYIKTPFSYVPLREFARVYYENAPAVLKSEKGLSVHFIYIVPKNGVSSETYRQAAMKALESVKLPTGYYYEFSGESQYLDEAFATLKYIVPISIFIIFLLIVFALKNTINSLLCFFSLPFAFLGGLVFMNIIGLNLSIAVLVGFLALLGVASETAIVMIIYLEDAYQNFLKQSEQTSARLKEAIMHGAVQRVRPKLMTFFSILVSLIPIMYSHGVGSEIMHSIAAPMLGGMITSVVLTLFIIPTAYFVIRNAGLKKDFSAS; this comes from the coding sequence ATGATTAATGCGCTAATCTCTTTGAGCATTAAGAATAAATTAGTCGTTGTAATGGTGGTTTTTCTACTTTTTTTGATCTCACTTTGGGCTATGAAAAACACCCGTTTAGATGCCTTGCCTGATCTCTCGCCTACTCAGGTGGTGGTACAAGTAAGTTATCCTAACCAAAGCCCAGAGGTGGTACAAGAGCAGGCGGTTTATCCTTTGGTGTCTAATTTAATGGGCATTGCTGATGTAGAGACTGTGCGCGGGATTGCTAGCTATGAAACCGGTTTGATTTATATCATCTTTAAAGACGGCGTGGATTTGTATTTTGCCCGCGATCGCGTCTCTGAGCAAATGGCACGAGTGAAATTGCCCCCAGAGGCTAAAGTGGAAATGGGTAGCGATTCTACCTCCATTGGTTGGGCTTACCAGTACGCGCTTAAAAGTAAAACTAAAAATCTAGCCGAACTTAAAACCCTGCAAGATTTTTACTACCGCTACGCACTTTTAGGAGTAGATGGGGTAAGTGAGGTTGCTAGTGTGGGGGGCTTTGAGAAGAACTACGAGGTAACTATCAATAATGACGCGCTGGTCAAATACGATCTAAGCATAACAGATGTGATCAATGCCATTAAAAAATCCAATCAGGATACAGGGGGAGGGATCATCTTAGAAAATGGATTTGAAAAGATTATCCATGCACAAGGTTATACTAAAGGCCTGAAAGACTTAGGAGAGATCGTACTCAAAGCGCCTAATCGCACGCCTATTAAATTAACAGACATCGCAACAATCAACTTCACGCCTAAACCGCGGCGCTCGGTGGCTAATCTTAATGGTACAGATGAGGTGGTGGGCGGAGTTGTGATGGTGCGCTACCACGCAGATACCTACAGCATTTTAGAGCGTATCAAACAAAAAATCGCGCGTTTGCAAGAGGGCGATCCGGATGTGCAAATTGTACCTGTCTATGATCGTAGTGAGCTTATTAAAAAGGGTGTAGAGAATTTGATCCACACACTCATAGAGGAGAGCATCACGGTCTTAGTCATCATTGCTATTTTTTTATTGCACTTTAGAAGTGCGCTAGTGGTGATCATCACGCTACCTTTGTGTGTGTGCCTGAGCTTTTTACTCATGCACTTTTTTAACATTGAGGCTAGCATTATGAGCTTAGGCGGCATTGCTATTGCCATTGGGGCTATGGTGGATGCAGCCATTGTAATGGTAGAAAATGCCCACAAACACTTAAGCCATGCCAATATCCAAAATGATGAGGAGAGGCAAGGGGCTATTATTGAAGGGGTCAAACAGGTAGGACCGGCGATCTTTTTTGCGTTGATGATCATCGTGGTTTCTTTCTTGCCCATCTTTGATTTAAGCGGTCAGGAAAAACGGCTCTTCTCGCCTTTAGCCTACACTAAAACCTTTGCCATGCTAGTTGGGGCATTGCTTTCTATTAGCATCGTGCCTATTTTAATGCTCTTTTTTATCAAGGGCAAGATTGTAGAAGAGTCTAAAAATCCTATCAATGCTTTTTTCATTAAGATTTATGGGGTGTGTTTGACCTTTGTGTTGCGCTTTAAATATGTCTTTTTAGCGCTAAGTGTACTGGGTTTAGGTGGGCTTTATTTTGTGTATAAAAGGCTTAACTGGGAGTTTATCCCCTCTATTAATGAGGGCGTGGTGATGTATATGCCAGTAACGACTAATGCCGTAGGCATTGATACGGCCAAAAAATATTTAGAGGAGACTAATAAGCGCATTAAGGCTATCCCTGAAGTCAAGCAAGTTTTTGGCAAAGCCGGCCGGGCTAATAGTAGTAGCGATAGCGCGGCTCTTTCCATGCTAGAAACCTATATTGAGCTTAAACCCAAGTCTGAATGGCCTGAGAAAATCACCTACAAGCAACTTAGGAATAAATTAGAGCAAGCTTTGCAGTTAAAAGGCCTCGTTAATTCTTGGACCTATCCTATCCGTGGGCGTATTGACATGCTTTTAACAGGAATTCGTACGCCTCTTGGCATTAAACTGTATGGCAAAGACCCCTATTTATTACAAGATTTAGCGATCCAAATGGAGCAAAAATTAAAAACTCTCCCTGAGTCTCTTTCTGTTTTTGCGGAGAAATCTAATAATGGCTACTATCTCAATGTTGACTTGCGCCAAGAAAAACTAGCTGAATATAACATCACCAAAGAGAGTGTTTTAAATATGATTTCTTATGGCGTGGGCGGGGCGCGGGTCTCAACTTTAATTGATGGGGTGGAGAGTTATCCTATTAGCGTGCGCCTTAAAGATGTAGAGCGCGATAACATAGAAAGCCTAGATAATCTTTATATCAAAACGCCCTTTAGCTATGTGCCCTTAAGAGAATTTGCCCGCGTTTATTATGAAAACGCTCCTGCGGTGCTTAAAAGCGAAAAGGGCTTGAGCGTGCATTTTATTTACATCGTGCCTAAAAATGGGGTGAGCTCAGAGACTTACCGCCAAGCGGCTATGAAAGCCTTAGAGAGTGTGAAATTACCCACGGGCTATTATTACGAATTTTCTGGGGAGAGTCAGTATTTAGATGAAGCCTTTGCTACCCTTAAATACATTGTGCCTATAAGCATTTTTATCATTTTTCTTTTAATTGTCTTTGCACTTAAAAATACGATTAATTCCTTACTCTGCTTTTTTAGCCTGCCCTTTGCTTTTTTAGGCGGATTAGTTTTTATGAATATCATTGGCCTAAATTTAAGCATTGCTGTTTTGGTGGGCTTTTTAGCGCTTTTGGGTGTGGCCTCTGAGACGGCTATTGTGATGATTATCTATTTAGAGGACGCCTACCAAAACTTTTTAAAACAAAGTGAACAAACCAGCGCGCGTTTAAAAGAGGCGATTATGCATGGGGCAGTGCAGCGGGTGCGCCCTAAACTAATGACCTTTTTTAGCATTTTGGTTTCTTTGATCCCTATTATGTACTCTCATGGTGTAGGCTCTGAGATCATGCACTCCATTGCTGCTCCCATGTTAGGTGGCATGATCACTAGCGTAGTGCTCACCCTTTTTATTATCCCTACAGCGTATTTTGTGATCAGAAATGCCGGGTTAAAGAAGGACTTTTCAGCGTCATAG
- a CDS encoding type II toxin-antitoxin system HicA family toxin, with amino-acid sequence MADILETTAKEAERLLLQNGFTFARQKGSHRIYLKGEIRQVLPFHSGKTLHPKIIKQIMENMLK; translated from the coding sequence ATGGCTGATATACTAGAGACTACAGCAAAAGAAGCTGAGAGACTGCTATTGCAAAACGGCTTTACTTTTGCTAGACAAAAAGGTAGCCATAGAATTTACTTAAAAGGTGAGATCAGACAGGTTTTACCCTTTCATTCTGGTAAAACTCTGCACCCTAAAATAATAAAACAGATCATGGAAAACATGCTTAAATGA
- a CDS encoding IS607 family transposase: MKSSEVLKILKISRVTLWKYVKSGKIRVKTEPHSFSMKIDNDVYALAGIEDQRLNVIYARVSTNKQKQDLQNQMDNNLAFLNAKGISVDKIYSDIKSGMTLDRPGFMQLLSDVMDYKIKAVYVSYKDRLARLSYELVEKLFTSYGTQIIIINQCKSKSLEQELFEDIMQTIHSFSMKMYSKRRIAKKLLIESKANPDLINALNGETDDFN, from the coding sequence ATGAAGTCTAGCGAAGTCTTAAAGATTTTAAAAATATCCCGTGTTACTCTTTGGAAGTATGTTAAAAGCGGAAAGATACGCGTAAAAACTGAGCCCCATTCTTTTTCTATGAAAATCGATAACGATGTCTATGCACTTGCTGGAATAGAGGATCAAAGGCTAAATGTGATTTATGCTAGGGTGAGCACTAACAAGCAGAAACAAGACTTGCAAAATCAAATGGATAATAATCTTGCTTTCTTGAATGCTAAAGGGATTTCTGTAGATAAAATCTACTCTGATATTAAAAGTGGCATGACCTTAGATCGACCCGGTTTTATGCAACTTCTTTCTGATGTGATGGATTATAAAATCAAGGCGGTTTATGTTTCTTATAAAGACAGACTAGCTAGACTAAGCTATGAATTGGTAGAAAAGCTATTCACGAGTTATGGAACTCAGATTATCATCATTAATCAATGCAAGTCTAAAAGCTTAGAACAAGAACTCTTTGAGGACATCATGCAAACAATCCATTCTTTTTCTATGAAAATGTATTCTAAACGAAGGATTGCTAAGAAACTCTTGATAGAGAGTAAGGCTAATCCTGATCTCATTAATGCACTTAATGGTGAAACAGATGATTTTAACTGA
- a CDS encoding RNA-guided endonuclease InsQ/TnpB family protein, protein MILTERHIIKPKHPCFASIKNFCHLSKNLYNYANFILREHYLAGFKLPTPYDLINRFVKENQRDYRAMPAQSAQQVIMLLSKNWKSYLKAIKAYKAKPSKFFSKPKIPKFKPKKGVSIGVFINQQISLTKGNLTKIKFPARANLKRLITKVKETSRLKQVRVIPKTTCFIVEVVYEQPTNKPQVQGDGIMGIDLGVNNFVTAIDNQASPFIIKGGGVKSINQWFNKLKAYYAAKAKLSNNSYWTKRLGALTLWQDCKLNDFMHKASAYVVGHCLKNSISTIVIGENEGWKQKLGLSKRNNQNFTYIPYQSFLDKLRYKCELAGIKLLITEESWTSKCDHLANETMQHHEQYLGKRVKRGLFKSSTGKFLNADINGAIGILRKVFPDAVQTLRDSGVVFTPVKISLAF, encoded by the coding sequence ATGATTTTAACTGAACGCCACATTATCAAGCCCAAGCACCCTTGCTTTGCTAGTATTAAGAATTTCTGTCATCTGTCTAAAAATCTCTACAACTATGCTAATTTTATTCTAAGAGAGCATTACTTAGCAGGATTTAAGCTCCCTACCCCTTATGATCTTATTAATCGCTTTGTTAAAGAAAACCAGAGAGATTATAGAGCAATGCCAGCCCAGAGTGCCCAGCAGGTTATTATGCTTTTATCTAAGAACTGGAAATCTTACTTAAAAGCGATCAAAGCCTACAAGGCTAAACCTTCTAAATTCTTTTCTAAACCTAAAATCCCTAAGTTTAAGCCTAAAAAGGGCGTTTCTATCGGTGTTTTTATAAACCAACAAATCTCACTCACAAAAGGAAACCTCACTAAAATTAAATTCCCTGCAAGAGCCAATCTTAAACGGCTTATCACTAAGGTTAAAGAGACTTCTAGGCTAAAGCAAGTGCGCGTAATTCCTAAAACCACTTGCTTTATCGTGGAAGTTGTTTATGAGCAACCCACAAACAAACCACAAGTTCAAGGCGATGGTATTATGGGTATTGATCTAGGTGTTAACAACTTCGTAACTGCAATAGATAATCAAGCTAGCCCCTTTATTATCAAGGGCGGAGGTGTTAAATCTATCAATCAGTGGTTTAATAAACTCAAAGCCTATTATGCAGCTAAAGCCAAGTTGTCTAACAATTCTTATTGGACTAAAAGACTAGGTGCTTTAACTCTTTGGCAGGATTGTAAGCTAAATGACTTCATGCATAAGGCGAGCGCTTATGTGGTGGGGCATTGTTTGAAAAACTCTATCTCTACCATTGTGATAGGCGAGAATGAAGGCTGGAAACAAAAGCTAGGTCTATCTAAAAGAAATAACCAAAACTTTACTTATATCCCTTATCAATCTTTCCTAGATAAGTTGCGCTACAAATGCGAACTTGCTGGCATTAAGCTGCTCATTACAGAGGAAAGTTGGACGAGCAAGTGCGATCATTTAGCTAACGAGACTATGCAACACCACGAGCAGTATCTAGGCAAACGGGTCAAGCGAGGCTTATTTAAGTCAAGCACTGGTAAATTCTTAAATGCTGACATTAACGGGGCTATTGGTATTCTTAGAAAAGTATTCCCTGACGCGGTGCAAACCCTAAGGGATAGCGGAGTAGTGTTCACCCCTGTAAAAATCTCGTTGGCGTTCTAG
- a CDS encoding nucleotidyl transferase AbiEii/AbiGii toxin family protein gives MFYKEILPPEQLEIYPYLRQITDQGYVLFGGTALTLQLGHRTSVDFDFFSAEKVNKEVLRHLRGLEIAEVLQEDHNTFEFLTANHVHISCFGELDFVKKAQPTTTPDGILRLADMKSLLITKLKVVVDRVEIKDYRDIIAILKTGSVSLKDGLDGISDFFTGSNFPVMQIAKSLVYFESKELVDLTQAEKKYLIQQVSNLNPQNSISPASSHNKKL, from the coding sequence ATGTTCTACAAGGAAATATTGCCACCCGAACAATTAGAGATTTATCCGTATCTAAGACAGATTACAGATCAAGGGTATGTATTATTTGGTGGCACGGCTCTGACACTGCAGTTAGGGCATAGAACATCTGTTGATTTTGATTTTTTCTCAGCTGAGAAGGTAAATAAAGAAGTGTTAAGACACCTACGCGGCTTAGAAATAGCAGAAGTTCTACAAGAGGATCACAACACTTTTGAATTTTTAACTGCAAATCATGTCCATATATCCTGTTTTGGAGAACTTGATTTTGTCAAAAAGGCTCAGCCAACCACTACACCTGATGGTATTTTACGGCTAGCAGACATGAAATCTCTTTTAATCACTAAATTGAAAGTTGTGGTTGATAGGGTAGAAATAAAAGATTATAGGGACATTATTGCAATTCTAAAAACGGGATCTGTCAGTTTAAAGGATGGGTTGGATGGTATCTCTGACTTTTTCACAGGTTCTAATTTTCCAGTTATGCAAATAGCTAAAAGCTTGGTTTATTTTGAAAGCAAAGAATTAGTTGATCTCACACAGGCTGAAAAAAAATATTTAATCCAACAGGTCAGTAATCTTAATCCACAAAATAGCATCAGCCCTGCGTCATCTCATAATAAAAAGCTTTAA